The window CGAGGTAGCATGCCTCGGGAGGAATCACCGCGGGGACGTTTTCTTGCACGATGTTTACGTCAGTTCCGCACGACACCTGTGTGAGAGTCACCGTCACGTGCATGTCACCCGGAAGGTTTGGGTCATCGAATGCGTCGGTGTAACGGAGTCGTTGGTGTGGGACGAGTTCAAGGTACCTGCCGCCGAACGAGTGGCTCTTGCCGGTTGTGAAATTGGTGAACGACATCCTGAAGGTTCCCCCGACCTTCGCATCCATGTGATGCACCTTCCCCGTAAATCCATTGGGTGGTAGCCACTTCGTCATTGCATCGGAATCAAGAAACGCTCGATAGATCCGCTCGGGTGTTGCACGAAACACACGGTGTAGGCGAATGGTATTGGTGTCCATTATTTTTTCTCCTCATTCCGGATATGAGTGGCCTGGTTTTTCAGTATGCGCGTGGCCGGCCGGAGATACTTGTGCCGGCCTCTATGCATTTAGTCGATCAGGAACATCGAAATCGACAGCCTGCTATCCTCCCGCCATAGCGCCTACGATCAACAACGGCTCGGCCCCACTTGCCACGGTGCCGGGCAGGGGAGTCTCTGTCGGGTGATGCGACAAGTCCTGTTCGCAGGCAAAGAAGCGGATGAACGGCCGACGGCGTTTGGTTACGTGGTCACGGATCGTGCCTTTCAACATCGGATGCTGACTCTCCAAGGTATCGAGTACAGAGTCCACCGTCACGGTGCCGGCGACGTCCAGTGTGACCTCTCCGCTGATCCTTGCGAGTGTCCGCAGATGTTGAGGCAGAATCACACGTACCATAAGTCACTTTCGGAGGTTTCGAGTTTCACGTTTCGAATCCAGGATATCGAAACCTGAAACCAGCAACTAGAGACCGTTCGCGTTTCAGGCTGACAGTGTTTGGACTTCGACCGACAGCACTGCCGGCAGATCCCGTACGATCGGCTCCCAACGATCTCCTCCATCGGGGGACCCGTAGATTTGACCCCCCGTGGTGCCAAAATAGATGCCGCAGGGATCAAGCTGATCGACCGCCATCGCATCCCGCAAGATGTTGACATAGCAATGGTGTTGCGGCAATCCCTTTGTCAGTGGTTCCCAC is drawn from Nitrospira sp. and contains these coding sequences:
- a CDS encoding SRPBCC family protein translates to MDTNTIRLHRVFRATPERIYRAFLDSDAMTKWLPPNGFTGKVHHMDAKVGGTFRMSFTNFTTGKSHSFGGRYLELVPHQRLRYTDAFDDPNLPGDMHVTVTLTQVSCGTDVNIVQENVPAVIPPEACYLGWQESLILLGKLVEAEIPE
- a CDS encoding MoaD/ThiS family protein, with translation MVRVILPQHLRTLARISGEVTLDVAGTVTVDSVLDTLESQHPMLKGTIRDHVTKRRRPFIRFFACEQDLSHHPTETPLPGTVASGAEPLLIVGAMAGG